Below is a window of Bacteroidales bacterium DNA.
CTGAACAACACACCCCTGGTTGCCATCATGATCCCTTATGTAAATGCCTGGTGCAAAAAAAACAATGTTGCCCCTTCAAAACTTCTGATCCCGCTTTCATATGCGGCCATACTGGGAGGCACCGCTACACTGATCGGAACTTCAAGCAATCTGCTCGTAGCCGGTATGGTGGCCGATCAAAAGCTTGGTGTGAATATTGAGCCGCTGCAAATCTTTGATTTCAGTTTCGTTGGTGTTCCGATGTTGATCCTCGGCGTTCTTTATCTGATCTTTTTCAGCGGACGTTTACTTCCGGAAAATGCAGATGTCATTCAGAACCTTGAACAACAGAGCCGTGAGTACATCGCCGAAGTACGGATTGCCAATGGCGGGGAATTTCATGGAAAAACTATTGAAGAGGCCGGGTTGAGAAACCTTAAAGGTCTCTTTTTAGTTGAAATTCTTCGCAACGATCAATCCATCAAGCCCGTGAGTTCCTATACACGGCTCAAAGAACACGACGTCCTTTTGTTTGCCGGCGAAACCCAGTCAATCACCGAAATGGTAGAATCCCGCAGCGGATTGCAATTGGCACAGATTGGTATGTACGCCCGCAAAACCCAGACTGCCATTGTTGAAGTGGTAATTTCCTACAATTCTACGTTGGTTTCAAAAACGGCCAAAGAAATCAATTTCAGAAGCAGGTTTGATGCGGCCATCATAGCCATTCACCGCAATGGTGAACGTGTTTCAGGTAAGCTGGGAGAGGTGAAAATGGTTGCCGGCGACGTTCTCTTGCTGTTGACAGGCGAAGATTTCAACCTGATGAGCAAGGACACGCCGGAATTTTATATCATCAGCCGCCTCCAGGAATTCAACAAGCAACCGGTGTATAAACAGGTCTTGCTCATCGGGGGCATCGTTCTCTCGATTGTCGCTTCAGCGCTTGGCTTTGTGAAACTTTTCACGGCGCTCATATTACTGTTGCTGCTGATTATGCTCACAAAAATGGTTTCGCCTAAGGATGTGGTTAAAAGCATTGATTTCAACCTGATTGTGATCCTGGCGCTTTCCCTTGCCTTAGGAACCGCCATGATCAAGTCCGGAGTGGCTTCAAGTTTTGCTGAAGCTTCATTCAAAATCTTTAAGCCGTTTGGCATTGTAGGCGTTCTTGTCGGTATCTTTATTATTACCAACATCCTCACTTCATTACTGGCCAATGCTGCAGCGGTTGCCATCGTTTTCCCGGTAGCCCTGAGTATGGCTTTCGATCTGGGTATCAATGCCAAACCTTTTGTGCTGATCGTCGCCTTTGCCGGTGCAGCAGCTTTTTTAACACCTATCGGCTATCAAACCAACCTGATGGTATATGGGCCGGGAGGCTATAATTTCAAAGACTTTATGAGGGTAGGGCTGCCTCTCTCGCTACTGTTCATGGTGGTGGCAGTGTTTGGCCTTATACTGCAATACAATTTACGTTTGTACGATTAGAATGGATGTAAAAGAAAGACATAGAAACAACTTACTAACGCTGGCAATCCAGGCTGCTTTAGCCGCCGGAAAAGAGATTCTTAAAGTCTACGGCAGAAGCGATTTTGAGGTTGAACTAAAGTCCGACAATTCCCCTTTGACGCTTGCCGACAGGATTGCACACCAGACCATCACTGAAATCCTTGCTTCGGCTACGATTCCCCTGCTGAGCGAAGAAAGTGTCAGTATTCCTTTTCGCGAACGCAAAGCCTGGAAAACATTCTGGCTTGTTGATCCGCTAGACGGCACCAAGGAATTTATCAGGCGCAATGGCGAATTTACGGTGAATATAGCCTTGATCGAAAACCACTCGCCAACCAAAGGCGTAATATACGTTCCCGTTCTTGATGAATTGTATGCCGGCGATGTTCAGCATGGTGCCTGGAAAATCACTTCAGCTTCTGCAGTAGCCCCGGCTGATATGCTTATTTCAGGAGTTGCGACCCGATTGCCTGTGAACCATAACAGCTCACCGGGAATCGTAGCCAGCCGTTCGCATCTGAACCCGGAAACATCAGCTTTTGTCGAGGGCATGAAAAGAAAATACCCTGATGCCCGCATCGTTTCAAGGGGCAGCTCCTTGAAGTTGTGCATGATCGCCGAAGGCAGTGCAGGCATTTACCCCCGGTTCGCACCCACAAGCGAATGGGACACCGCCGCCGGGCATGCCATTGTTGTAGCCTCCGGAGGAAAGGTTTTGCTGGCGGCCAACAATGATCAATCACTTAGATATAATAAAGAAAATATACTTAATCCCTGGTTCATTGCGCTGAGCCAAAACATACAACAAACCTGGTATGAACACAAAAACAACAATGCCTGAAAATATCTTTACCGTCTTCGACCAGATTCTTGGCCGCAGTGACAAGGAAAAACTGCTCAAGCAGCATGCCCGCGTAATCTGGATGACCGGGCTAAGTGGCTCAGGAAAAACAACCATCGCCCGTGGCATTGAACTTGAATTGAATCGTCGGCTCTTTCTGACCCAGATACTGGATGGCGATAATATAAGGGCTGGCATAAATAACAACCTGGGCTTTAGCGAAGCTGATCGGTTGGAAAATATCCGTCGCATATCAGAGGTTTCAAAATTATTTCTCAATTGCGGCATTATCTGCATCAACAGTTTCATCAGTCCGACACGCAAGATCAGGCAGATCGCCTACGAAGTCATTGGCCGTGATAACATCATCGAGATTTTTGTAAACGCACCACTTGAGGTCTGCGAACAACGGGATACCAAAGGATTGTATCAAAAAGCAAGGGAAGGCAAGATCAAGAATTTTACGGGTATTGACAGCCCTTTCGATCCACCTGAGAACCCCGACATAATACTCGACACAGATAAACTAAGCATTGAAGAATCTCTCAGCATAAGCCTGAAGTACATTCTTCCCGTAGTCACCTACCGCCACTCTTTTTAGAATTCAAAATTTCATATTCCATATTCAAAATTCCTGTCTTTTGTAGATTTCCGAATCTTGAATCTTAAATTTTGAGTCCACTCCGAAAATTAAATATGCCCCTAAATCCCCTAAAGGGGACTTTCGCAAACTGCTCATTTTTAGCGTTTCCCCTTTAGGGGTCAGGGGCTAAAAACGGTAAAAATGAACAGTTTGTGACTTTTCGGACCAGGCTCAATCTTGAATCTTGAATTTCGAATCTTGAATCTTCCAATCAACCAGCAACCAGCAACTACTGTATTACAACCGAATGACAATTGTATGACCCAAATCAAGCAACCAGCAACCAATTAACCAATCAACCAATTGACTAATCCACACACCACCCCCTCCTTCACCCTTACCAACCTCCGCGAGTTGGAAGCCGAAAGCATTCACATCATCCGTGAGGTAGCCGCCGAGTTCGAAAATCCCGTTATGCTTTATTCAATCGGAAAAGATTCTTCCGTAATGGTCCGGCTAGCTGAAAAAGCATTTTATCCCGGCAAAGTGCCATTCCCGCTCATGCACATTGATAGTAAGTGGAAATTCCGCGAGATGATCGAATTCCGCGATAATTATGCAAAAGAAAAAGGCTGGGACCTGATCGTGCATTCCAACAAGAAAGGGTTCGAAAGCGGCATTGGGCCTTTTACACACGGCAGCAAGGTGCACACTGATATTATGAAAACAGAAGCATTATTGGAAGGACTTTCAAAATACGGTTTTGACGCAGCCTTCGGAGGGGCACGCCGCGATGAAGAAAAAAGCCGCGCCAAAGAGCGCATTTTCTCCTTCCGCGACCGCTTCCACCAATGGGACCCTAAAAACCAACGCCCCGAATTATGGGATATCTACAATGCAAGAGTCCACAAAGGCGAATCCATCCGTGTCTTCCCGATCAGCAACTGGACTGAACTTGACATCTGGCAATACATCCGCCTCGAAAAAATTCCAATTGTTCCTTTATATTTTGCCAAAGAACGCCCGGTGGTGGAATACAACGGAGCCCTGGTAATGGTAGACGACGACCGCATGCCCAAAGAACTGGCAGCTACAGCTATGATGAGACAAGTACGCTTCCGCACGCTGGGCTGCTACCCACTCACTGGCGCCGTCGAATCCGATGCCGACACCATCGAAAAGATCGTCGAGGAAATGATGATCGCCACCAAATCCGAACGCACCACCCGCGTCATTGACTTCGACCAGGAAGGCAGCATGGAGCAGAAGAAGAGGGAGGGGTATTTTTGATGTAGTACAGTGATACAGTGATGCTGTGATGCTGTGGGGCTGAATCGTAATTTTTTAATAATTGGAGTAATGGAGTGATGGAGTAATGTAATCCCTAAAGTTATCTGGTTGGAATAATGGATGTATGGAAGAGCGTAGAAATGTGAATCGTGGGTTTAAGAAATTGAGGGTATGGAATGATGCAGTTGAACTTTTTATTAT
It encodes the following:
- a CDS encoding SLC13 family permease, producing the protein MITFEGYVVIAVLVFITLTLYNNWIGAGFTFTIGIAVLGVFRILTPVEILGGFANEQIAVVAMLFLLGDIIRKTGVLDGLFRRTFAKIHTYRRFKVRMLFMVAGFSAFLNNTPLVAIMIPYVNAWCKKNNVAPSKLLIPLSYAAILGGTATLIGTSSNLLVAGMVADQKLGVNIEPLQIFDFSFVGVPMLILGVLYLIFFSGRLLPENADVIQNLEQQSREYIAEVRIANGGEFHGKTIEEAGLRNLKGLFLVEILRNDQSIKPVSSYTRLKEHDVLLFAGETQSITEMVESRSGLQLAQIGMYARKTQTAIVEVVISYNSTLVSKTAKEINFRSRFDAAIIAIHRNGERVSGKLGEVKMVAGDVLLLLTGEDFNLMSKDTPEFYIISRLQEFNKQPVYKQVLLIGGIVLSIVASALGFVKLFTALILLLLLIMLTKMVSPKDVVKSIDFNLIVILALSLALGTAMIKSGVASSFAEASFKIFKPFGIVGVLVGIFIITNILTSLLANAAAVAIVFPVALSMAFDLGINAKPFVLIVAFAGAAAFLTPIGYQTNLMVYGPGGYNFKDFMRVGLPLSLLFMVVAVFGLILQYNLRLYD
- the cysQ gene encoding 3'(2'),5'-bisphosphate nucleotidase CysQ translates to MDVKERHRNNLLTLAIQAALAAGKEILKVYGRSDFEVELKSDNSPLTLADRIAHQTITEILASATIPLLSEESVSIPFRERKAWKTFWLVDPLDGTKEFIRRNGEFTVNIALIENHSPTKGVIYVPVLDELYAGDVQHGAWKITSASAVAPADMLISGVATRLPVNHNSSPGIVASRSHLNPETSAFVEGMKRKYPDARIVSRGSSLKLCMIAEGSAGIYPRFAPTSEWDTAAGHAIVVASGGKVLLAANNDQSLRYNKENILNPWFIALSQNIQQTWYEHKNNNA
- the cysC gene encoding adenylyl-sulfate kinase; the protein is MPENIFTVFDQILGRSDKEKLLKQHARVIWMTGLSGSGKTTIARGIELELNRRLFLTQILDGDNIRAGINNNLGFSEADRLENIRRISEVSKLFLNCGIICINSFISPTRKIRQIAYEVIGRDNIIEIFVNAPLEVCEQRDTKGLYQKAREGKIKNFTGIDSPFDPPENPDIILDTDKLSIEESLSISLKYILPVVTYRHSF
- the cysD gene encoding sulfate adenylyltransferase subunit CysD — protein: MTNPHTTPSFTLTNLRELEAESIHIIREVAAEFENPVMLYSIGKDSSVMVRLAEKAFYPGKVPFPLMHIDSKWKFREMIEFRDNYAKEKGWDLIVHSNKKGFESGIGPFTHGSKVHTDIMKTEALLEGLSKYGFDAAFGGARRDEEKSRAKERIFSFRDRFHQWDPKNQRPELWDIYNARVHKGESIRVFPISNWTELDIWQYIRLEKIPIVPLYFAKERPVVEYNGALVMVDDDRMPKELAATAMMRQVRFRTLGCYPLTGAVESDADTIEKIVEEMMIATKSERTTRVIDFDQEGSMEQKKREGYF